The DNA sequence TGGGTGCCACCTTCACCAACGTGGCTTTACTCCCGTGGTTCTAGAGCACTCAAATTAAACCGTTATTCATTTTCCAAACACCATCAAATTTATCTCCTCAGCCAAATTACGACTacgtaggcagagtagcaggttTCAGAAACTTCTCCATTCGACCCGAATCTAAACCACATAACTTCCTGAGCAGCTTCACACGTGGAGCTGCCTTCCCAGCCAGCGCAGCATTTTTCTTGCACCAAGAATATCAAGAGATCAGACCCGAAAATACAAAGTACCAACTGGGGGTTGCCAGACGGGGAGGACAGAAGTGAAGAAGGGGGAAATGAAGGCACAGCCTTGGGAACAGAGTCAATGGGACTAGAGGACTGTTGTATGCTCACATCGGGAGCTCCACACAGCATGTAgagctgttgaatcactatgttatacacgtGAAACTGACGTCACGTTGCTTGttgactatattaaaaaaaaaaaaaaagaataccaagtGATACTTTTGGGAGTCAGACCTATTGTTTGGACCGTCTATGTGTTTTTGAGTGGCACCAAAGTCATACTCtaatcatttctctctttttttaaaattttaagatatttatttatttatttgacagagagagaggagacacagcgagagagggaatacaggcagggggagcaggagagggagaagcaggcttcccactgagcagggagcctgatgtgggcttcgatcctgggaccctgggatcatgacctgagccgaaggcagctgcttaacgactgaaccacccaggcgccccgccatacTCTCATCTTCCCCTGCCCGTAGTTAATTTTCCTCTGACCATTACTAGCGATTCCAAGGCTAAAAAGTTATGCCAAGTCTCTTACAGAGTTTGAGGTAGCTTGTCAGATTAAAaagtcagagaggaagggaagagagcttagcagatgacagagaagaaaagagcaaCGGGCAGGAAGAGgctcatttttttatactttaagtCTGAAGCCCAAACCCGGTGGCCCGAAGATGGAGTAAAACCTCTTCCTGTTACTTTGAAGTGCCTCAGAGATGCCAAAGAAAGGTTTTAGTGGATCATTTAATATATCTGTTCTTCCTtccaaaagataaatgaaataccATCCCGGTCACTCTGTCTTCCGTAGTTTTGAGTACATTCAGTGTGATGGAAGAGATGGgatgcttcccccgcccccccataAAAGTCACGAATGAAGCTAAACAAGGTGTGTGTTAGTGCAAGGGTAGAAGGAtggtgtgtttgggggtgggggcgttGGACCCGGGGCAGATGAGGAGAGTGTCTCCGAGAGGCAGGGAGCTCTGGCTCTAGTGACTTGGAGTGGGCTGTCAGAGCCCGAGAGCTGACGCGGCCTCCATGTGTGAGTGGTGGCAAAGGGAGAACGTGACATATGAGGGCACAGGTCCAACGTATTGAGGGTCCTGGGAGTTTGGGATTGTTGGATAAAGAAACTTCAAGTACAGAAAAGAATAACAGCTAGAAGAAAGCTTGTGGTGTTGGATCTGCACCAAAGGCACTGATCTGAATGGAAAAGTACAGAAATACAGATGCAAGTAtgcgtgtgtgcacatacatgcaAATATCCCCGAGCTCCGTCCACTGAGGGGCGTTGGGAACAGGAACACCCCAAAAGCAACGAGCACTCTTagcttggtttctaaatacctttCTGCACTAAAAGAAACCAGAACTCCTTGGGCGAAACAGCAGATTGAGACCGGGgcagagaaatgggaagatgAGCCTGGAACAATTTGTGCTCAAAGAACAATGGGGAGTCACAAGGTCACAGAAGCTTTGAAGGGGCCCCCACTGGCCCAATCTGAGGTAACTTGAGCACCAAAATAATGATAGTATATATAATGAtcattaaataaaacagaaatctgaGTCCAAGAATAAAGAAAGCTTTCCTAGTAGCAACTTGGAATAAAATCTGGCATGCTTGAGGTTGAGGGAGAGGGGATGGCtcttttcctttgccttccttTGGCTGCCTACACACACTTCAGTCCCTTCTGGATAGACTGTGTCCCCTTCTCATTCTCCTGCTGACGTGTCCTCTCCCCTGGCCTAGGCCAGAGGCATGGATGTGCAGCAGGTTTCTTTAGTCATCAACTAGGACATTCCTACCAGTAGGGAAAGCTATTACCCACAGAATCAGTCCTGGTAGACTATTTGGCCATAAGGGTGTGGCTATCATCATGGTGACAGAAGCCAGGAGGATTCTTCGAGACAGCGAGACCTTCTACAACACCTCCATTGAGGAGATGCCCCTCAATATTGCTGACCTCATCTGAGGAGCTGTCCTGCTCTGCTACCCAGGGTTCAGTCTGGGGGGCTGAAGAgggacaggagtggggaggaaagggagccaAGGGATGGacatcttgtcattttttttttctttgaataaatgtgAATAAATGTGGTTTtttgatgcaggaaaaaaaaaaaaagaaaagaagaaaaaaaagagaaagctttcCTTATAGAATGCCAACCAATAAATGTACAAAGAATGACAGGATTAGGAGACACAGGCTACCATTATAGTGGTAATTCAGCCAAGAAATTGCAACACAGATGCCAAACTAGGGGGCAAAGTTTGATGAGGAATGGGTTATCTACCCTATTTCAAAGCACACAGAAGCTTCTTAGTAACTTTTCAGAGAAACCCAGTAGATACCACCTCCATTAAGTGATCAAGGTTACCACCACCAGCAGGGTAATTCAAAATTATGTTACCTCAATAGGATGTAGTGGGAGGAGCACAGCACCACCGATATTCCTGCCAGAAATGTGTAACTGGAACCCAAGCCCTGAGAAAAGCATCAACAAATCCAAACTGAGGGACAATCTGCAAAACAGCCTGTAATCTTCAAATGTCAAGGTCACTGAAACAAATGTGGATTGTTCCAGACTATAGGAGACGGAGACAGGACAACTAAGTGCAACATTTTTCTGGTGATAGAAGGTATTATTGGGCTCATTGGGAAAATCTGTGGATGGTAGtgttttcaggtttatttttgctttgatgGATTTATTTGGTGATACAGAACACCTTCAGTTATGGGAATTACGCATTAAAATATGCaggagtgggcgcctgggtggctcagtgggttaagccgctgccttcggctcaggtcatgatctcagggtcctgggatcgagtcccgcatcgggctctctgcgcagcagggagcctgcttcctcctctctctctctgcctgcctctctgcctacttgtaatctctctgtgtcaaataaataaataaaatctttaaaaaaaaataaataaaatatgcaggAGTGTTGGGACATCGCCTTGCAACCCACTTAATCTTAAAAGATTCAGAAGAAAATGGCCTATTCTTGGTAATTGGTTACTTTTAAGTTCGAAATTATCaggggcgtctaggtggctcagttaagcatccaagtcttgattttggctcaggtcatgatctcatggttgtgagaccgagccccacctcaggctctgagctcagtggggagctggcttgagattctctctctttctgccccctccccagctctcccacctccactctctttctctctcaatcctTAAAGTTCTCTCAATGCCTTTTGTGTCAAACATTTAGgagcacaataaaaaataataataataaaaaaataaaaaagagacaatttttctaaaagtcaagattcttttaatttcttataaagATGTTATAAAGGAAACAGTGCTTAAAATTCCACAGAACTAAGGTTAAGTGGAAACCATGAccaaataaatacacaagaaCTTGTTTTGATGCTCTTTAAAGCAGTATTTTTATCCAAAGAAAGATGGTTCTTCTTGATGTGCTTCTCATTGAATGAAACTTCTATTGACCTTTGTATTTATCAACTAACTGGCTAGCCTATGTATCTGAACTCTGAAATAATTTAATGGGACTCATAGTCAAGTGACGTGTTATTGATGATACATAATAATGTCTTgatttattatattcatatataataaattCTTGATTCCTTTAAGTTCATCATTTCCATGACCATTTTAGTTATGATAAATTACAAAATGGCAAGGAAGATTCTGAGGgagtctctgggtggctcagtgtcaagcatccgactcttgatctcaactgaGGTCTTAATgttagggtcgtgagttcaagcccagtgaTGGGCTCCATGCCAAacacagagcctacttaaaaaaacagaaaaagaaaaaagaaaaagaaaaaaacccctacAAAACCTtgaggaaagtatatagtaaaGGGCTTCACAAATAAGGGcaattattagaataaaaaaaaaaaagattttgttcacGGTTCAAGGTTCAAGTCTGAATCCTTGAACTTTATAAGATCAACGAGACACCGTTTGTGAatgttctttcttaaaaaacCGCCGATGAACTCAGTATCCTGTCAGGAACGGGTGGCTCTGGGCCAGCACCAGACACAAGAGGCTTGCGGTATTTGCACTGAATCCAAACCCGGTACATTGTCAGCTGCTTCCCTCGGTTCACTTGCAATCGGCGATCCACCAGGTTCTGAACCTTTTCCAGTCCAGCGGTAGTGAAAAGTGTGTCCAGCTCCTCTGGTTTGGAAAAGAGATGTTTATGTACTTCCCgctgaagaaaaaacattgtctaCCACTTCCTATGTTTAATGGAGCTCTGTGagaccatttttatttatatttttcaagtgGCTTGAGCCGGGCTGTTTATTTATAAGTGCAGTAGCAGCTTGGTAACAGCAAGGAGCTCGCATTTAAACGGGGGAACCCAAACCATCTGGGAAGGGCAGCTTGATATCCAGAGGGAGAGCTGAAAAGTCAGCTCAGGGGAGGAATGTTCCAGAAGGGCTTTATGTACACCTTAAGATGACATACAAAAATCTACACAAATGTAATAACAAAGCCACTTTTTTGGGGAGAGGTTCTGCCACTTTCACCCAGGGCTCAAAAAAGCAACACAAGAAAGGGTCCCAGAATGGCAGTGGGCATGGGAGGCAGGGCCGGCCACCGAGGAGAGCCATTCTGGGCTACAGCTGGAGCCGGGGAGCACAGGCCTGGCTCCGGGCACCTATAGGACGACTCAGTCTGCAGGGTGACACCAGTTGCACTGAAGTCTCGCAAAAAGGGACAGCTTTCCTGTTTGGGGCAGAGTGACATGGAGGAAGAGGAGACAAGCAGAAGGGCCCTGCGGAGGGCGGAAGGCTCCTGGAAGCAGGGAGCGGGTCCCGGGCGGCTGAGCGCAGGGGGATGAACGGCAAGAAAAGGCTGCCAAAGGCGGGAGGGGCCCCCCAGTCTTCCCTCTGCGGGGGAACGGAGCAATGTCCAAGCTGGTGTCTGGGGGACAGTGGCGCACGTAAAGAGGAGCGTTTTTGTACCTTGTGTGAAGAAGTAAACTCTGGTGCCGTCCCCTCTCACATAGAAACTTTCGGACAGACACTGACCTGCGAAGCGAGGTGATAAAAATCAGAAACTTTCCAGTGCTTCTTTGACGCTCACAGCCAATCCCATATGCAGCACTGACACCGATTTCTTGGGCAGAGAACTTTCCTGGTGACGCTGGGCACCTGCGGGCTCATGCTGTGGACACGGGCAGCCCCACGAGGTGCTCAAACCCCAATGCTCCATCCCGTGGGCCTCAGCCTTGTCTAGAGCCGGTTCATGCTGCAAATGTTTTGCCCCCTCCCGCATTCAATAAATACCATAGACTCTttgtgaaacaaaataaaaatcagtcgATCGATCAAAGCCACAGACTGTAGCTAGACCGACAGGGAGGAAACCTGAGCCACCAGGACGGTTCCCCACGTCTCTCCACACGGGCACACACACTCACGGGTCCGGTCCACGTGCCCTCCCCTCAGCCAGCACGGCCTCTGACCTAACGTCAGCTTACCAGCCTGCTAGGTAATCCTACGCCTCTGGGACGTCACTATAATCTCACTTGCTTTGCTTCTTCCCCCCCAGCCACTCTTGTACGCGTGAGCCAGTTGGAGACAGTTACCCCGCACACTGCTTTTCTCGTCTGGGAAGGCAGGATGGAGACCCCCCCCCTCGGCCAGGACCACTGGTGTGGGGTCCGCCTCATGCGGCAGGCGCGATGACCCCCTTCCGCAGAGGCATTCACTTTGTTTCGAAGACTTTGCctaaacccacattatgagctAGTTCTTGAGTAATTCCCCAACGGACTGTCAGACTGAGTAGATAACACCAGtgtgcttaaaaaaacaaaacggaacaaaacaaacacaaaacccaaacaCCATTTAACAACTTGTTACTCCTACCAGTAATAGAAAAGTATATCTCCTTCTTTGAAATGGCCAGCAGTAGGTTTAAGAAGTGGTTATCTCACTCTTAAGTTTTGCTACCTTTGTTTCTGGCTACTCGGATCTGCCCTTCGGTGAATCAACTCTAAAATTTTCCTTCCTGTTGTTTTGGGTGGGAGGCCGATCTTCTCCTCATCAATTTGCCAAGAGGCCCTTGAAGAGCAGAGATAATAACTAAGGCTTCATCTGTTCTAGACACGGAAATGTTTTGTCTTTCAATTTATGAATGGCATCTTGGGCCGTGCCACGTTTAAAATTACTTATGTAATCAAATCTTTTCCCCAAGGTGGCTATTCTGAAAGTAGCTGTCTTGGTTAAGGGATCCCCCCAATACCTAGAGGGCACCAGTTTTCAAAAACAAACGACTCTCATCATGTATTAGGTGGCTTTATATACGGAGCTCTAATTCTAGAGTTTCTACGTGATTTCACTGACTTACAGGTCTAGTCTAATGGCACAACCGCTGCTTTGGTTATAGCAgtaaaataccttttttaaaccGAAGCTGCGCCATGTCGTAGCGGCCGTAGTCTCGCAGAAGCATCATCCCTCCGGGCTTCAGCAGCCTGCTCAGCCTGCTGATAGCCTTCTGCATCCTGCGGGCCAACAGAGAATGAAGACCAGGTCTCCTCAAGGACGACATTCCTCTTCCTTGCAGTGTGCCTGGAACAGCCAGTGGACTTCCTAACCCTGACACACACAAGCCCCGACATTTCTGCTCCTCGCTTTGGTGACATGGGAACACACACTCTGCTTCTCAGTGCCTTCTGCTGTCCGCTCAGGGACATGGCTTTGACCCACTCCCTTCGATATGCAGAGGCCCGAGAGTAACCTGCTTCTGCTGGAGGGCTCCAACTTCCATACTCTGCGGCTggttcccttccttttcctcctgggACGGCCTCATGGGGAAGCTACCCCTGCCCTGTGCTTCCGGGGCTCTCAGGGCCCAGCCATAAGAATCCATGGTTGGGATTGCTGGTGAGCTGACTCACCCATCTGCCCCCAGGGCCTGAGCGCTCCGCAGGCACAGACTGcacctttccatttgttaaaTGAAGATGCAACCTCAAGCACTCCCAATTTACACGGTGAGTCAGTAGGCGAACGGGTGCCACGGGCGGAGAGCTCTACCTTCTGACTACAGGATTCACACACGCAGGCCCAGTGCTGGTTTCGGCTGTACTAACCTCCAAGTATCAATGCTACAAAGCCCACTTAAATATCGAATCAAGAGTTTTAACTTTAATGTTTTGCTTCAGTCCATGTCAGCTTTTAAGTCTGTAGCATTTAAACTTCTACTGATCTTTTAGCTATCAAACTCTACTGccaacttgaactcacaaccctgagatcaatagttGCGTGGTCTACCGACTGCGCCAGCCAGGTGTCCCGAGACCTCTGCAGTTACGAACATTTAGAACCACACCTGGCCTTTTGGGCTGTCCTGCACCTGCCTATTTGCACGCTCACAATATCCCTGTTAGGTCAGATGACTCAGTGCTCGCCTCAAGGAAATGTGGGACAGAGACAATTGCTCATTCCTCTGGGTCTCTGGCTGACGCTGCTTCCTGAGGACAGTATCTCATCAGGACAGCTGGCTCCCCCATGTCCAGGAAGCTCTAACAGTTATCCTGCAGGGTTTAGGAACTGACTTTCGTTTCACCTGAACTTGATCTTACGGAATTCCCCTATACTGTGGTTTTCCAAAGAGCTTAAACATAAAGGAACCCCTGAGTAAGACTTCACTATAAATTGTGTTAATAAGCCTGCTTTACTGAAAGCATCTGAAAAGCCCAACAAGGGGAAGCCGGCTGGTTTAGTCCGTAGAGGGTGTGGCTCTTGATCGTAGagttgtgggtttgagtcccacgctgggtttagagattacttaaaaataccatgttataggtttatttattttttgggaagattttagttatttatttgagagagagagagaatgagcgagacATCACAGGAGcgggtgggatggggggaggcagagggagcagcagactccgcactgagcagggagcccactgcgagacttgctcccaggaccctgagatcatgacccaagcctaggGCAGACGCTcagccacctgagccacccaggtgccctttaaacaTAACatcctaaagaaaaataaaaaggccgACAAGGGGATGGTATCTAACAGCTGTGGCACACCGCGTTCTGAAACCGCATGCTGACGCTATCAGCAGGAGGCGTCCCCACACACCCACCGGCGACCGCACTCCTATCCCCGGACGTTCAACTTCAGCACTGAAAAGAAGAACGAACCGctgcagagcaggcagaggtTTACAGGCAGACAGGTTCAGGAAAAGGGGTGAGGCACTTGCATCGCTCTGCCAGAGTGGCCTTTCCAGGCCCATCAGATCACCCTGCTTACTCGGGGTCCAACCCTGGTATCAGGGTCCCTGACCCGAGCTTCGTTTTTGTTACATTACTGGTTAAGGGACCCAAAACTTACTTGTCTGGAACGACTGCCGAGAGAACAAATATGAGGATGATGACATCGAGGCTACCCCCGGGCACCGGGTAAGTCGCGTCTTCATCACACAGATCGTGAACAAACGCAAAGCACCGACGAGGATCATATGCTGAATTTGTCTGCACAATTGGGAAGACCACAGGTTAGaaaatgttcacacacacacacacacacacacacacacacatgaaaatgttcccccagcctggaggaAAGCTTATCTTGCTTTAAGTGTAACTGCGGCTGCCGAGAGTTATCGCCCTAATCATGAAGGCGTGCATTCTGACTCAAAGGCTAAGAACGCCCAACAATTCCAGGGAGGAGCCTGTGGAATCCAAgtggcattttcattttatttattttatttatttatttatttttaagatttttaaagtttatttatttgacagacagagatcacaagtaggcagagaggcaggcgggggggggggaagtaggcttcctgctgagcaaaaagcccaatgtggggcttgatcccaggacactacgatcatgacctgagctgaaggcagaggctctaacccactgagccacccaggcgccccattcattttatttatttttttaaactttttttaaaaaaagattttatttgagggagagcgcAGAGTGAGTGAAGAGAACatggggtgaggcagagggagaagcagactcccaactggtccttttttaaaaaaaaaaaaaaaaaagattttattcatttatttgggagaaagtgtacgtgagagagagcatgagccagggagaggggtagagggagaaggaaaccagactccctgtgagcagggaacctgatgtggtggctcagtcccaggacgctgggatcatgacctgagctgaaggcagatccttaacccactgagccaaccaggtgccccccgccccccaaaactggtacttttaaaatggaatgttttgggacgcctgggtggcgcagttggttggacgactgcctccggctcagggcgtgatcct is a window from the Neovison vison isolate M4711 chromosome 5, ASM_NN_V1, whole genome shotgun sequence genome containing:
- the METTL2A gene encoding tRNA N(3)-methylcytidine methyltransferase METTL2A isoform X3, which codes for MADSHPECAPAAVGEKRQQFGSRFLSDPARVFHHNAWDNVEWSEEQAAAAERKVQENSTPRVCQEKQVDYEVNAHKYWNEFYKIHENGFFKDRHWLFTEFPELAPNPNHNDLNDWLSENKRSEVPEAIELVRTNSAYDPRRCFAFVHDLCDEDATYPVPGGSLDVIILIFVLSAVVPDKMQKAISRLSRLLKPGGMMLLRDYGRYDMAQLRFKKGQCLSESFYVRGDGTRVYFFTQEELDTLFTTAGLEKVQNLVDRRLQVNRGKQLTMYRVWIQCKYRKPLVSGAGPEPPVPDRILSSSAVF